One genomic window of Burkholderia diffusa includes the following:
- a CDS encoding DUF3106 domain-containing protein: MSQKRGLAVFFGCVIAIAVSYVATYSRFNPPPTTTSVAASSAPAPTSAAAGLTTELAPLPLPLPAANGPLSWARLTPAQRAALAPFAEQWDGFSDARKRKWLKIASRFAKLTPDEQKHLQERMSEWARMTPEQRRVARENYQSAKELSAQARERAWKAYQQLPEEQKQRLAATERRRRPSVVSAPPAVADRDVRRLVNSHEHPASNPAPASAPATAGAGTPPVAASSTSGTAPAPATVTPVSPADAPSMFKGS, from the coding sequence GTGAGTCAGAAACGCGGCCTGGCCGTATTTTTCGGATGCGTGATCGCGATCGCCGTTTCGTACGTCGCCACCTATTCCCGATTCAACCCGCCTCCCACGACGACCTCCGTCGCGGCCAGCAGCGCGCCCGCGCCGACCTCGGCCGCCGCCGGGCTGACCACCGAACTCGCCCCGCTGCCCCTGCCGCTGCCGGCCGCCAACGGCCCGCTGTCGTGGGCGCGCCTGACGCCTGCGCAGCGCGCGGCACTCGCGCCGTTCGCCGAACAGTGGGACGGTTTTAGTGACGCACGCAAGCGAAAATGGCTGAAGATCGCGTCACGTTTCGCGAAATTGACGCCTGATGAGCAGAAGCACCTGCAAGAGAGGATGTCCGAGTGGGCGCGGATGACGCCCGAGCAGCGCCGCGTCGCGCGTGAAAATTACCAGAGCGCGAAGGAGTTGTCCGCGCAGGCCCGCGAGCGTGCGTGGAAGGCGTACCAGCAACTTCCCGAAGAACAGAAGCAGCGCCTCGCCGCAACCGAGCGCCGTCGCCGGCCGAGCGTCGTCAGCGCGCCGCCGGCGGTCGCCGATCGCGATGTGCGCCGTCTCGTGAATTCGCACGAGCATCCGGCGAGCAACCCGGCGCCGGCATCGGCGCCCGCTACGGCCGGCGCCGGCACGCCGCCCGTGGCGGCATCGTCGACGTCCGGCACCGCACCCGCTCCTGCAACCGTCACGCCCGTCTCGCCGGCCGACGCGCCGTCGATGTTCAAGGGCTCCTGA
- the ilvN gene encoding acetolactate synthase small subunit, with protein sequence MRHIISVLLENEPGALSRVVGLFSARGYNIETLTVAPTEDQSLSRLTIVSIGSDDVIEQITKHLNRLIEVVKVVDLTDGAHIERELMLIKVRAVGKEREEMKRMSDIFRGRIIDVTEKTYTIELTGASDKLDAFIQGLDATAILETVRTGSSGIGRGERILKV encoded by the coding sequence ATGAGACACATCATTTCCGTCCTGCTGGAAAACGAACCGGGCGCGCTGTCGCGCGTGGTCGGTCTGTTTTCCGCACGCGGCTACAACATCGAAACCTTGACGGTGGCGCCGACCGAAGACCAATCGCTGTCGCGGCTGACCATCGTTTCCATTGGCTCGGACGACGTGATCGAACAGATCACGAAGCATCTGAACCGCCTGATCGAGGTGGTGAAAGTGGTGGACCTGACCGACGGTGCACACATCGAACGCGAGCTGATGCTGATCAAGGTACGTGCAGTGGGCAAGGAGCGCGAAGAAATGAAGCGGATGTCGGACATTTTCCGCGGCCGCATCATCGACGTGACCGAAAAGACCTACACGATCGAATTGACGGGCGCGAGCGACAAGCTCGACGCATTCATCCAGGGGCTGGACGCCACCGCGATCCTAGAGACCGTGCGTACCGGCAGCTCCGGCATCGGACGCGGCGAGCGCATCCTGAAGGTGTGA
- a CDS encoding acetolactate synthase 3 catalytic subunit — MNMPSAEFSTSEPLSPPDSDSIGATVLMKALADENVEFIWGYPGGSVLYIYDELYKQDKIQHVLVRHEQAAVHAADAYARSTGNVGVCLVTSGPGVTNAVTGIATAYMDSIPMVVISGQVPTAAIGQDAFQECDTVGITRPCVKHNFLVKDVRDLAETVKKAFYIARTGRPGPVLIDIPKDISKTPCQYEPVKSVSLRSYNPVTKGHSGQIRKAVSLLLSAKRPYIYTGGGIILADASRELNQFADLLGYPVTNTLMGLGGYRASDKKFLGMLGMHGTYEANMAMQHCDVLIAIGARFDDRVIGDPAHFASRPRKIIHIDIDPSSISKRVKVDIPIVGDVKEVLKELIEQLQTAEHGPDTEALAQWWKDIEGWRSKDCLKFDRESEIIKPQYVVEKAWELTDGNAFVCSDVGQHQMWAAQFYRFNKPRRWINSGGLGTMGFGLPAAMGVKMAHPDDDVLCITGEGSIQMCIQELSTCLQYDTPVKIISLNNRYLGMVRQWQQIEYSKRYSHSYMDALPDFVKLAEAYGHVGMRIEKTSDVEPALKEALRLKDRTVFLDFQTDPTENVWPMVQAGKGITEMLLGSEDL; from the coding sequence ATGAACATGCCCAGCGCGGAATTCTCCACGTCGGAACCCCTTTCCCCTCCCGATAGCGACTCCATCGGCGCCACCGTGCTCATGAAGGCACTGGCCGACGAGAACGTCGAATTCATCTGGGGCTATCCCGGCGGCTCGGTACTCTACATCTACGACGAGCTTTACAAGCAGGACAAGATTCAGCACGTGCTGGTGCGCCACGAACAGGCGGCCGTGCACGCAGCCGATGCGTATGCGCGTTCCACCGGCAACGTCGGCGTCTGTCTCGTGACGTCCGGCCCCGGTGTCACCAATGCGGTGACCGGCATTGCAACGGCATACATGGATTCGATCCCGATGGTCGTGATCAGCGGCCAGGTGCCGACTGCCGCGATCGGCCAGGACGCGTTCCAGGAATGCGATACGGTCGGCATCACGCGTCCGTGCGTGAAGCACAACTTCCTCGTGAAGGATGTGCGCGACCTCGCGGAAACCGTCAAGAAGGCGTTCTACATCGCCCGCACCGGCCGTCCGGGCCCGGTGCTGATCGACATCCCGAAGGACATCTCGAAGACCCCGTGCCAGTACGAGCCGGTCAAGAGCGTGTCGCTGCGGTCGTACAACCCCGTCACGAAAGGCCATTCGGGCCAGATCCGCAAGGCCGTGTCGCTGCTGCTGTCGGCGAAGCGTCCGTACATCTACACGGGCGGCGGCATCATCCTCGCCGACGCGTCGCGCGAACTGAACCAGTTCGCCGACCTGCTCGGCTACCCGGTCACGAACACGCTGATGGGCCTCGGCGGCTATCGCGCGTCGGACAAGAAATTCCTCGGCATGCTCGGCATGCACGGCACGTACGAAGCGAACATGGCGATGCAGCACTGCGACGTGCTGATCGCGATCGGCGCCCGCTTCGACGACCGCGTGATCGGCGACCCGGCGCACTTCGCGTCGCGCCCGCGCAAGATCATCCACATCGACATCGACCCATCGTCGATCTCGAAGCGCGTGAAGGTCGACATCCCGATCGTCGGCGACGTGAAGGAAGTGCTGAAGGAGCTGATCGAGCAACTGCAGACGGCCGAGCATGGCCCCGACACCGAGGCGCTCGCGCAATGGTGGAAGGACATCGAGGGCTGGCGTTCGAAGGACTGCCTGAAGTTCGATCGCGAAAGCGAGATCATCAAGCCGCAGTACGTGGTCGAGAAGGCCTGGGAGCTGACGGACGGCAACGCGTTCGTGTGCTCGGACGTCGGCCAGCACCAGATGTGGGCCGCGCAGTTCTACCGTTTCAACAAGCCGCGTCGCTGGATCAACTCCGGCGGCCTCGGCACGATGGGCTTCGGCCTGCCGGCAGCGATGGGCGTCAAGATGGCGCACCCGGACGACGACGTGCTGTGCATCACGGGCGAAGGCTCGATCCAGATGTGCATCCAGGAACTGTCGACCTGCCTGCAGTACGACACGCCCGTGAAGATCATTTCGCTGAACAACCGCTATCTCGGCATGGTCCGCCAGTGGCAGCAAATCGAATACAGCAAGCGCTATTCGCATTCGTACATGGATGCGCTGCCTGATTTCGTGAAGCTTGCCGAGGCATACGGCCACGTCGGCATGCGGATCGAAAAGACCTCGGATGTGGAGCCGGCGCTGAAGGAAGCGCTGCGCCTGAAGGACCGCACCGTGTTTCTCGACTTCCAGACCGATCCGACCGAAAACGTCTGGCCGATGGTACAGGCCGGCAAGGGCATCACCGAGATGCTGCTCGGATCGGAAGATCTCTAA
- a CDS encoding glycosyltransferase family 4 protein — MKIMIVTDAWEPQVNGVVRTLKSTSRELTALGHRVEMLTPLEFRTVPCPTYPEIRLSILPYRKLRARIDAFAPDALHIATEGPLGLAARRYARARKLPYTTAYHTRFPEYVQARFGIPLSATYKFLHWFHGPSLAVMAPTPVVKQDLEKFGFTNVVLWTRGVDLDIFRPMESKVLNTARPIFLYVGRVAIEKNVEAFLRLDLPGSKWVAGEGPALAELKSRYPEANYLGVLSQAELAKVYAAADVFVFPSRTDTFGLVLLEALACGTPVAAYPVTGPIDVLGGGDAGAMHEDLQEACLEALKIERETARAWAERFSWRAASEQFASHLKPLPKTAYSPPEGAAV, encoded by the coding sequence ATGAAGATCATGATCGTCACCGACGCGTGGGAACCGCAGGTCAACGGCGTCGTGCGCACGCTGAAGAGCACCTCGCGCGAACTCACCGCGCTCGGCCACCGGGTCGAAATGCTGACGCCGCTGGAATTCCGCACGGTGCCCTGCCCGACCTACCCCGAGATCCGCCTGTCGATCCTGCCGTACCGCAAGCTGCGCGCGCGGATCGACGCATTCGCGCCCGACGCGCTGCACATCGCGACCGAAGGCCCGCTCGGCCTCGCCGCACGACGCTATGCGCGCGCGCGCAAGCTGCCGTACACGACCGCGTACCACACGCGTTTTCCGGAATACGTGCAGGCGCGCTTCGGCATTCCGCTGTCGGCGACCTACAAGTTCCTGCACTGGTTCCACGGGCCGTCACTCGCGGTGATGGCGCCGACCCCGGTCGTGAAGCAGGACCTCGAGAAATTCGGCTTCACGAACGTCGTGCTGTGGACGCGCGGCGTCGATCTCGACATCTTCCGGCCGATGGAATCGAAGGTGCTCAATACCGCGCGGCCGATCTTCCTGTACGTGGGCCGCGTCGCGATCGAGAAGAACGTCGAGGCATTCCTGCGCCTCGACCTGCCCGGCTCGAAGTGGGTCGCGGGCGAAGGTCCGGCGCTCGCCGAACTGAAATCGCGCTACCCGGAAGCGAACTATCTCGGCGTCCTGTCGCAAGCCGAGCTCGCCAAGGTGTATGCTGCGGCCGACGTGTTCGTGTTCCCGAGTCGCACCGACACGTTCGGCCTCGTGCTGCTGGAGGCGCTCGCGTGCGGCACGCCGGTCGCCGCGTACCCCGTCACGGGCCCGATCGACGTGCTCGGCGGGGGCGATGCCGGCGCGATGCACGAAGACCTGCAGGAAGCCTGCCTCGAGGCGCTCAAGATCGAACGGGAGACTGCCCGCGCGTGGGCCGAGCGCTTCTCGTGGCGCGCGGCGTCCGAGCAGTTCGCGTCGCATCTGAAACCGCTGCCGAAGACTGCGTACTCGCCCCCCGAAGGTGCCGCCGTTTGA
- the pssA gene encoding CDP-diacylglycerol--serine O-phosphatidyltransferase — MAAFKPRRPRNGSGQTPRPFRRNKVMAPDPAPIESRRAARQRFLKTRGIYLLPNAFTTAALFCGFFAVVQAMNVRFEIAAIAIFVAMVLDGMDGRVARMTHTQSAFGEQFDSLSDMVSFGVAPALVMYEWVLKDLGRWGWLAAFVYCSGAALRLARFNTNIGVVDKRFFQGLPSPAAAALIAGFVWLATDNRVPMKLGWLPWVAFALTIYAGVTMVSNAPFYSGKALDVRHRVPFAAILLVVVAFVLVSSDPPLMLFCLFVLYGLSGYVFWAYMAVRGRANPARSSQRDH, encoded by the coding sequence ATGGCCGCATTCAAACCGCGTCGGCCGCGCAACGGCTCTGGCCAGACGCCACGCCCGTTCCGCCGCAACAAGGTGATGGCGCCGGATCCGGCGCCCATCGAAAGCCGCCGCGCCGCGCGCCAGCGGTTCCTGAAAACGCGCGGCATCTACCTGCTGCCGAACGCGTTCACGACCGCTGCGCTGTTCTGCGGCTTCTTCGCGGTCGTGCAGGCGATGAACGTGCGCTTCGAGATCGCCGCGATCGCGATCTTTGTCGCGATGGTGCTCGACGGGATGGACGGGCGCGTTGCGCGAATGACGCATACGCAAAGCGCGTTCGGCGAACAGTTCGACAGCCTGTCCGACATGGTGTCGTTCGGCGTCGCGCCGGCACTCGTGATGTACGAATGGGTGCTGAAGGATCTCGGCCGCTGGGGCTGGCTCGCCGCGTTCGTCTACTGTTCGGGCGCCGCGCTGCGTCTCGCGCGCTTCAACACGAACATCGGCGTTGTCGACAAGCGATTCTTCCAGGGGCTGCCGAGTCCGGCCGCCGCCGCGCTGATCGCCGGCTTCGTCTGGCTCGCGACCGACAACCGCGTGCCGATGAAGCTCGGCTGGCTGCCGTGGGTCGCGTTCGCACTGACGATCTATGCAGGCGTGACGATGGTGTCGAACGCGCCGTTCTACAGTGGCAAGGCGCTCGACGTGCGGCATCGCGTGCCGTTCGCGGCGATCCTGCTGGTCGTCGTCGCGTTCGTGCTCGTGTCGTCCGATCCGCCGTTGATGCTGTTCTGCCTGTTCGTGCTGTACGGACTGTCCGGCTACGTATTCTGGGCCTACATGGCCGTGCGCGGACGGGCGAACCCCGCGCGCTCGTCGCAGCGCGATCACTGA
- a CDS encoding UDP-2,3-diacylglucosamine diphosphatase produces MGQKTSATSLFRQPLGARAVTAFLSGSAATDALSSHEPTAAHARQHDDPEPSTHRYRTIWLSDIHLGSSGCQAPYLLDFLRHNDSEYLYLVGDIIDGWQLKKGWYWPQAHNDVVQKVLRKARKGTQVVYIPGNHDEGARQFCDLAFGDIQVRGEAFHTTLAGKRLWIVHGDLFDGVIQHAKWLAYLGDTLYTLILVLNRWFNRIRSRLGFQYWSLSQYLKHQVKNAVNFISQFETVMTDEARRRGCDGVVCGHIHKAEIRDIDGVLYCNDGDWVESLSALVETMEGELKIVYWTVMRTAPSAAPSRKAKATAA; encoded by the coding sequence ATGGGCCAGAAAACGTCCGCGACCTCCCTGTTCCGTCAACCGCTCGGCGCCCGCGCCGTCACCGCCTTCCTGTCCGGCTCGGCCGCAACCGATGCCCTTTCGTCGCACGAACCGACGGCCGCGCACGCCAGGCAACACGATGACCCGGAGCCGTCCACCCACCGCTACCGCACGATCTGGCTGTCCGACATCCATCTTGGCTCGAGCGGCTGCCAGGCGCCGTACCTGCTCGACTTCCTGCGCCACAACGATTCGGAATACCTGTACCTCGTCGGCGACATCATCGACGGCTGGCAGCTGAAGAAGGGCTGGTACTGGCCGCAGGCGCACAACGACGTCGTGCAGAAGGTGCTGCGCAAGGCGCGCAAGGGCACGCAGGTGGTCTACATCCCGGGCAACCACGACGAAGGCGCGCGGCAGTTCTGCGACCTCGCATTCGGTGACATCCAGGTGCGCGGCGAAGCATTTCACACGACGCTCGCGGGCAAGCGCCTGTGGATCGTGCACGGCGACCTGTTCGACGGCGTGATCCAGCACGCGAAATGGCTCGCGTATCTCGGCGACACGCTCTACACGCTGATCCTCGTGCTGAACCGCTGGTTCAACCGGATCCGCAGCCGGCTGGGCTTCCAGTACTGGTCGCTGTCGCAGTACCTGAAGCACCAGGTGAAGAACGCGGTGAACTTCATCTCGCAGTTCGAAACCGTGATGACCGACGAAGCACGCCGCCGCGGCTGCGACGGCGTCGTGTGCGGGCACATCCACAAGGCGGAGATCCGCGACATCGACGGCGTGCTGTACTGCAACGACGGCGACTGGGTCGAGAGCCTGTCCGCGCTCGTCGAAACGATGGAAGGCGAGCTGAAGATCGTCTACTGGACGGTGATGCGCACCGCGCCGTCCGCCGCTCCGTCGCGCAAGGCCAAGGCCACCGCCGCCTGA
- the ilvC gene encoding ketol-acid reductoisomerase, which produces MNVFYDKDADLSLIKGKQVTIIGYGSQGHAHALNLKDSGVNVTVGLRKGGASWSKAENAGLSVKEVAEAVKGADVVMMLLPDEQIADVYAKEVHANIKQGAALAFAHGFNVHYGQVIPRADLDVIMIAPKAPGHTVRGTYSQGGGVPHLIAVAQNKSGAARDIALSYAAANGGGRAGIIETNFREETETDLFGEQAVLCGGTVELIKAGFETLVEAGYAPEMAYFECLHELKLIVDLIYEGGIANMNYSISNNAEYGEYVTGPRVVTEETKKAMKQCLTDIQTGEYAKSFILENKAGAPTLQSRRRLTAEHQIEQVGAKLRAMMPWIAKNKLVDQTKN; this is translated from the coding sequence ATGAACGTTTTCTACGACAAAGACGCTGACCTCTCCCTCATCAAGGGCAAGCAAGTCACGATCATCGGCTACGGCTCGCAAGGCCATGCGCACGCACTGAACCTGAAGGACAGCGGCGTGAACGTGACGGTCGGCCTTCGCAAGGGCGGCGCGTCGTGGAGCAAGGCAGAAAACGCGGGCCTGTCGGTCAAGGAAGTCGCCGAAGCGGTGAAGGGCGCGGACGTCGTCATGATGCTGCTGCCGGACGAGCAGATCGCCGACGTGTACGCGAAGGAAGTGCACGCGAACATCAAGCAGGGCGCCGCACTGGCATTCGCACACGGCTTCAACGTCCACTACGGCCAGGTGATCCCGCGCGCCGACCTCGACGTGATCATGATCGCACCGAAGGCGCCGGGCCACACCGTGCGCGGCACGTACTCGCAAGGTGGCGGCGTGCCGCACCTGATCGCGGTTGCGCAGAACAAGTCGGGCGCGGCGCGTGACATCGCGCTGTCGTACGCGGCAGCGAACGGCGGCGGCCGTGCAGGCATCATCGAGACGAACTTCCGTGAAGAAACCGAAACCGACCTGTTCGGCGAGCAGGCCGTGCTGTGCGGCGGCACCGTCGAGCTGATCAAGGCTGGTTTCGAGACGCTGGTCGAAGCCGGCTACGCGCCGGAAATGGCGTACTTCGAGTGCCTGCACGAGCTGAAGCTGATCGTCGACCTGATCTATGAAGGCGGCATCGCGAACATGAACTACTCGATCTCGAACAACGCCGAGTACGGCGAGTACGTGACGGGCCCGCGCGTCGTCACGGAAGAGACGAAGAAGGCGATGAAGCAGTGTCTGACCGACATCCAGACGGGCGAATACGCGAAGAGCTTCATCCTCGAGAACAAGGCAGGCGCGCCGACGCTGCAGTCGCGCCGCCGCCTGACGGCCGAGCACCAGATCGAGCAAGTCGGTGCGAAGCTGCGCGCGATGATGCCGTGGATCGCGAAGAACAAGCTCGTCGACCAGACGAAGAACTAA
- a CDS encoding DUF3619 family protein: MSSAPVNREHEFALKVRRALDERAAALPAATTDRLAVARRAALARKKPEAATAPVFVPAFAGAAAYGTPPASRPQTSFARRLLRAWPLALLLAGLVGIAYWEDMQRTAELADIDAAMLSDDLPLNAYLDHGFNAYLSHAR, from the coding sequence ATGAGCTCCGCTCCCGTAAATCGAGAACACGAATTCGCGCTGAAGGTCCGCCGCGCGCTGGACGAACGTGCCGCGGCGCTGCCTGCCGCGACCACCGACCGTCTGGCCGTCGCGCGCCGGGCCGCGCTCGCGCGCAAGAAGCCGGAAGCCGCGACCGCGCCGGTGTTCGTGCCCGCGTTCGCCGGTGCCGCCGCATACGGCACGCCGCCCGCGAGTCGCCCGCAGACGTCGTTCGCGCGCCGCCTGCTGCGCGCCTGGCCGCTCGCGCTGCTGCTCGCGGGGCTCGTCGGCATCGCGTACTGGGAAGACATGCAGCGCACCGCCGAGCTCGCCGACATCGACGCGGCGATGCTCAGCGACGACCTGCCGCTCAACGCGTATCTCGATCACGGGTTCAACGCGTATCTTTCGCACGCACGCTAA
- a CDS encoding RDD family protein, whose protein sequence is MLYEAVLLFGVVFFAGLAFSLATQQRNGLVHHNLLAAWIAVVVGAYFVWFWTHGGQTLPMKTWRLRLESSSGRPLSAGHALVRYALGWLWFLPPLALHPLLGLSVPVTLALAAAWIAAWAGAARLHADRQFPHDRIARTRIVAIPR, encoded by the coding sequence ATGCTGTACGAAGCCGTGCTGCTGTTCGGCGTCGTGTTCTTCGCGGGCCTCGCATTCAGCCTCGCGACGCAGCAGCGCAACGGCCTCGTTCATCACAACCTCCTCGCCGCGTGGATCGCGGTCGTCGTCGGCGCGTACTTCGTCTGGTTCTGGACCCACGGCGGCCAGACGCTGCCGATGAAGACCTGGCGGCTGCGGCTCGAATCGTCGAGCGGCCGCCCGCTGAGCGCCGGCCACGCGCTCGTCCGCTACGCGCTCGGGTGGCTGTGGTTCCTGCCGCCGCTCGCGCTGCATCCGCTCCTCGGCCTGTCGGTGCCCGTCACGCTTGCGCTGGCCGCCGCGTGGATCGCCGCATGGGCCGGCGCCGCCCGATTGCACGCCGATCGCCAGTTCCCGCACGACCGGATCGCCCGCACGCGCATCGTCGCAATTCCGCGCTGA
- a CDS encoding RNA polymerase sigma factor, producing MASDKELADFLAGVERRAFKQAAYAVRDDDASLDIVQDAMIKLAEKYGDRPAAELPLLFQRILQNAIHDWFRRQKVRNTWVTLFSSLNNTDDEDFDPLETLESADDNAGVESTEHRLEREQVLALIDEEIQKLPTRQREAFLMRYWEDMDVAETAAAMGCSEGSVKTHCSRATHTLAQALKAKGITL from the coding sequence ATGGCATCAGACAAGGAACTCGCCGACTTTCTGGCGGGCGTCGAAAGGCGCGCGTTCAAGCAGGCTGCGTACGCCGTGCGTGACGACGATGCGTCGCTCGACATCGTGCAGGATGCGATGATCAAGCTGGCGGAGAAATATGGCGACCGGCCGGCGGCCGAGCTGCCGCTGCTGTTCCAGCGGATCCTGCAGAACGCGATCCATGACTGGTTCCGCCGGCAGAAGGTCCGCAATACCTGGGTCACGCTCTTCTCGTCGCTCAACAACACGGACGACGAGGACTTCGATCCGCTGGAAACGCTCGAGTCCGCGGACGACAATGCGGGCGTCGAGAGCACCGAGCACCGCCTGGAGCGGGAGCAGGTTCTGGCCCTGATCGACGAAGAAATCCAGAAACTTCCGACGCGTCAACGGGAAGCGTTCCTGATGCGTTATTGGGAAGATATGGATGTCGCCGAGACTGCCGCCGCAATGGGGTGCTCCGAAGGCAGCGTCAAGACGCACTGCTCGCGAGCCACCCACACCCTGGCGCAAGCGCTCAAGGCCAAAGGAATCACGCTATGA
- a CDS encoding diacylglycerol kinase has protein sequence MKRDLNDKTPLPAATAQPHRPFDEEEPHADADAHAHEPLGPDDRLAPLPPNPYKRHRGITRAWYALKHSLNGFRVAIREESAFRQELTLAALMLPIGAFSPVPAASRALLIASVLLVLIVELLNSSVEAAIDRISLERHELSKRAKDLGSAAVTVALFACVTTWGFVLGPVVARWLGF, from the coding sequence TTGAAACGAGACCTGAACGACAAGACCCCGCTCCCCGCCGCGACGGCGCAACCGCATCGCCCGTTCGACGAAGAAGAACCGCACGCCGATGCGGACGCGCACGCGCACGAACCGCTCGGCCCCGACGATCGCCTGGCGCCGCTGCCGCCGAACCCGTACAAGCGCCACCGCGGCATCACGCGTGCGTGGTACGCGCTCAAGCATTCGCTGAACGGGTTTCGCGTCGCGATCCGCGAAGAGAGCGCGTTTCGCCAGGAGCTCACGCTCGCCGCGCTGATGCTGCCGATCGGCGCGTTCTCGCCGGTTCCCGCCGCCTCGCGGGCGCTGCTGATCGCGTCGGTCCTGCTGGTGCTGATCGTCGAGCTGTTGAACTCGAGCGTCGAGGCCGCGATCGACCGCATCTCGCTCGAGCGTCACGAATTGTCGAAGCGCGCGAAGGATCTCGGCAGCGCGGCGGTCACGGTCGCGCTGTTCGCGTGCGTGACGACGTGGGGCTTCGTGCTCGGCCCGGTCGTCGCACGCTGGCTCGGCTTCTAG
- a CDS encoding TetR/AcrR family transcriptional regulator yields MEAKPPRRTRERILELSLKLFNEIGEPNVTTTTIAEEMEISPGNLYYHFRNKDDIINSIFAQFEQQIERRLRFPEDHRPTIDETWSYLQYMADFMWTYRFLYRDLNDLLARNRTLETHFKQIISHKVRFAHDMCELLVSDGEMVATPAEIEVIATNMAVISTYWLSYQYVMHPRKYNDQDAIREELHQVSMHVISVMAPYLRGRSRQLFDDLVSGKLPKRQFTDYLPPRDGSPRPAGSPVAAKPAAKDTKQ; encoded by the coding sequence ATGGAAGCGAAACCTCCCCGCCGCACCCGCGAACGGATTCTCGAGTTGTCGTTGAAACTCTTCAACGAGATCGGCGAGCCGAACGTCACGACGACGACGATCGCCGAGGAAATGGAAATCAGTCCAGGCAACCTGTACTACCATTTCCGCAACAAGGACGACATCATCAACAGCATCTTCGCGCAGTTCGAGCAGCAGATCGAACGGCGGTTGCGCTTTCCCGAAGATCACCGTCCGACGATCGACGAAACCTGGTCGTACCTGCAGTACATGGCCGACTTCATGTGGACCTACCGGTTCCTGTATCGCGACCTCAACGACCTGCTCGCGCGCAACCGTACGCTCGAGACGCACTTCAAGCAGATCATCAGCCACAAGGTGCGCTTCGCGCACGACATGTGCGAGCTGCTCGTGTCCGATGGCGAAATGGTCGCGACGCCCGCCGAGATCGAAGTCATCGCCACCAACATGGCCGTGATCTCGACGTACTGGCTGTCGTATCAGTACGTGATGCACCCGCGCAAATACAACGACCAGGACGCGATCCGCGAAGAGCTGCACCAGGTGAGCATGCACGTGATCTCGGTCATGGCCCCTTATCTGCGCGGCCGTTCGCGCCAGCTGTTCGACGATCTCGTCTCCGGCAAGCTGCCCAAGCGCCAGTTCACCGACTACCTGCCGCCGCGCGACGGTTCGCCGCGCCCAGCCGGCAGCCCGGTCGCCGCCAAGCCCGCCGCGAAGGATACGAAACAATGA
- a CDS encoding phosphatidylserine decarboxylase: MNYPHPIIAREGWPFIAIAAVIALLIHAVGGFGFAWPFWLLLVFVVQFFRDPQRPIPAQPNAVLCPADGRIVAVETTQDPYANREALKISVFMNVFNVHSQRSPVDGAVTKVEYFPGAFLNAAIDKASTENERNAVVIQTASGKTVTAVQIAGLVARRILCYVRAGEPLSRGQRYGFIRFGSRVDVYLPLGSRAKVSIGEKVYASSTILAELEQ; encoded by the coding sequence ATGAACTATCCTCATCCGATCATCGCGCGCGAAGGCTGGCCGTTCATCGCGATTGCAGCCGTCATCGCGTTGTTGATCCACGCCGTCGGGGGCTTCGGCTTCGCATGGCCGTTCTGGCTGCTGCTCGTCTTCGTCGTCCAGTTCTTCCGCGATCCGCAGCGCCCGATCCCGGCGCAGCCGAACGCGGTGCTGTGCCCGGCGGACGGCCGCATCGTCGCGGTCGAGACCACCCAGGATCCGTACGCGAATCGCGAAGCGCTGAAGATCAGCGTGTTCATGAATGTCTTCAACGTCCATTCGCAGCGTTCGCCGGTCGACGGCGCGGTCACCAAGGTCGAATACTTCCCCGGCGCGTTCCTGAACGCGGCGATCGACAAGGCGTCGACCGAGAACGAGCGCAATGCGGTCGTGATCCAGACGGCGAGCGGCAAGACCGTCACCGCCGTGCAGATCGCAGGCCTCGTCGCCCGCCGGATTCTCTGCTACGTGCGTGCCGGCGAGCCGCTGTCGCGCGGCCAGCGCTACGGTTTCATCCGCTTCGGTTCGCGCGTCGACGTGTACCTGCCGCTCGGCAGCCGTGCGAAGGTGTCGATCGGCGAGAAGGTCTACGCGTCGTCGACGATCCTCGCCGAGCTCGAACAGTAA